In Xenopus tropicalis strain Nigerian chromosome 5, UCB_Xtro_10.0, whole genome shotgun sequence, one genomic interval encodes:
- the clu gene encoding clusterin precursor (The RefSeq protein has 1 substitution compared to this genomic sequence): MDPFPFLLVGLLVGVGAANPPPQNLNQISIEGSRYITEQVENAVKGVKKMKSIMDRTGTEHQEIVRNLEETKKNKEEALKRALDTEQQLAEKKEVCNETMLALWEECKPCLKQTCVRFYSKTCRSGSGLVGRQFEEFLNQSSPFSILINGQQINSLTQEGEQQSMTLDDLEGGYSLVEDSVDELFRESIKAFGQMKPFFSNSFHSDFFGSQWNPFPFQRVGFPFAESRRARSPSFHPYFSGDFESLLEAAQKMMERSHHFAPRLEGLGSIRGNGDESDDKLVCKELRRNSAGCLKMQEKCEKCKEILALDCSGKDPVQEQLQEVFQDSLRLAERFTREYDDLLEQFREKMLNTTGILEQLNKQFGWLSKFTNMTQGRKNGIFQVSTIYSKEGESPSDTKVTVNVFDSDPITFALPGYISMDDPKFGELVAEEALKRFKAEAVEAA, translated from the exons ATGGACACGTTTCCATTCCTGCTCGTGGGGCTCCTTGTTGGTGTCGGCGCGGCGAATCCTCCACCCCAAAACCTGAACC AAATATCCATCGAGGGGAGTCGCTACATCACGGAACAGGTGGAAAATGCGGTAAAGGGAGTGAAAAAGATGAAATCGATCATGGACCGAACCGGGACGGAACATCAGGAGATTGTGCGGAACCTGGAGGAGACCAAAAAGAACAAAGAG GAAGCCCTAAAGAGAGCCCTAGACACGGAGCAGCAGCTTGCGGAGAAGAAGGAGGTGTGTAACGAGACCATGTTGGCCCTCTGGGAGGAGTGCAAGCCCTGCCTGAAACAGACCTGTGTGAGGTTCTACTCCAAAACCTGCCGGAGCGGCTCTGGCCTGGTGGGGCGCCAG TTTGAGGAATTCCTGAACCAATCTTCTCCattctccattttaatcaatggACAGCAGATCAACTCGCTGACCCAGGAGGGAGAGCAGCAGTCTATGACCCTGGATGACCTTGAGGGGGGCTACAGTCTGGTGGAGGACAGTGTCGATGAGCTCTTCAGGGAAAGCATCAAAGCCTTTGGGCAAATGAAGCCGTTCTTCAGTAATTCCTTCCATAGTGACTTCTTTGGGTCTCAGTGGAACCCATTTCCCTTCCAGCGAGTCGGGTTCCCATTTGCTGAGTCTCGGCGGGCAAGGTCTCCCTCGTTCCACCCCTATTTCTCTGGGGACTTCGAGTCCCTCTTAGAGGCTGCACAGAAAATGATGGAAAGAAGTCACCACTTTGCCCCAAGGCTGGAAGGACTGGGCTCCATAAGGG GAAATGGCGATGAATCCGATGACAAACTGGTCTGTAAGGAGTTGCGTCGCAATTCAGCCGGCTGTTTAAAGATGCAGGAAAAGTGTGAGAAATGCAAGGAGATTTTAGCATTAG ATTGTTCCGGGAAGGATCCGGTGCAGGAGCAGCTGCAGGAGGTGTTTCAGGACTCCCTGCGCCTCGCCGAGAGGTTCACCAGGGAGTACGACGACCTCTTGGAACAGTTCCGGGAGAAGATGCTCAACACCACCGGTATCTTGGAGCAGCTGAACAAGCAGTTTGGGTGGCTTTCCAAATTCACCAACATGACCCAGGGCAGAAAGAATGGGATCTTCCAAGTTTCCACT ATCTATTCCAAGGAAGGAGAGTCTCCTTCCGACACCAAAGTGACCGTCAACGTCTTCGACTCCGACCCAATAACCTTCGCTTTGCCCGGATACATCTCCATGGATGACCCGAAGTTTGGGGAACTGGTGGCCGAGGAAGCGCTTAAGAGGTTTAAAGCGGAAGCTGT TGAGGCTGCCTGA
- the clu gene encoding clusterin isoform X1, translating to MDTFPFLLVGLLVGVGAANPPPQNLNQISIEGSRYITEQVENAVKGVKKMKSIMDRTGTEHQEIVRNLEETKKNKEEALKRALDTEQQLAEKKEVCNETMLALWEECKPCLKQTCVRFYSKTCRSGSGLVGRQFEEFLNQSSPFSILINGQQINSLTQEGEQQSMTLDDLEGGYSLVEDSVDELFRESIKAFGQMKPFFSNSFHSDFFGSQWNPFPFQRVGFPFAESRRARSPSFHPYFSGDFESLLEAAQKMMERSHHFAPRLEGLGSIRGNGDESDDKLVCKELRRNSAGCLKMQEKCEKCKEILALDCSGKDPVQEQLQEVFQDSLRLAERFTREYDDLLEQFREKMLNTTGILEQLNKQFGWLSKFTNMTQGRKNGIFQVSTIYSKEGESPSDTKVTINVFDSDPN from the exons ATGGACACGTTTCCATTCCTGCTCGTGGGGCTCCTTGTTGGTGTCGGCGCGGCGAATCCTCCACCCCAAAACCTGAACC AAATATCCATCGAGGGGAGTCGCTACATCACGGAACAGGTGGAAAATGCGGTAAAGGGAGTGAAAAAGATGAAATCGATCATGGACCGAACCGGGACGGAACATCAGGAGATTGTGCGGAACCTGGAGGAGACCAAAAAGAACAAAGAG GAAGCCCTAAAGAGAGCCCTAGACACGGAGCAGCAGCTTGCGGAGAAGAAGGAGGTGTGTAACGAGACCATGTTGGCCCTCTGGGAGGAGTGCAAGCCCTGCCTGAAACAGACCTGTGTGAGGTTCTACTCCAAAACCTGCCGGAGCGGCTCTGGCCTGGTGGGGCGCCAG TTTGAGGAATTCCTGAACCAATCTTCTCCattctccattttaatcaatggACAGCAGATCAACTCGCTGACCCAGGAGGGAGAGCAGCAGTCTATGACCCTGGATGACCTTGAGGGGGGCTACAGTCTGGTGGAGGACAGTGTCGATGAGCTCTTCAGGGAAAGCATCAAAGCCTTTGGGCAAATGAAGCCGTTCTTCAGTAATTCCTTCCATAGTGACTTCTTTGGGTCTCAGTGGAACCCATTTCCCTTCCAGCGAGTCGGGTTCCCATTTGCTGAGTCTCGGCGGGCAAGGTCTCCCTCGTTCCACCCCTATTTCTCTGGGGACTTCGAGTCCCTCTTAGAGGCTGCACAGAAAATGATGGAAAGAAGTCACCACTTTGCCCCAAGGCTGGAAGGACTGGGCTCCATAAGGG GAAATGGCGATGAATCCGATGACAAACTGGTCTGTAAGGAGTTGCGTCGCAATTCAGCCGGCTGTTTAAAGATGCAGGAAAAGTGTGAGAAATGCAAGGAGATTTTAGCATTAG ATTGTTCCGGGAAGGATCCGGTGCAGGAGCAGCTGCAGGAGGTGTTTCAGGACTCCCTGCGCCTCGCCGAGAGGTTCACCAGGGAGTACGACGACCTCTTGGAACAGTTCCGGGAGAAGATGCTCAACACCACCGGTATCTTGGAGCAGCTGAACAAGCAGTTTGGGTGGCTTTCCAAATTCACCAACATGACCCAGGGCAGAAAGAATGGGATCTTCCAAGTTTCCACT ATCTATTCCAAGGAAGGGGAGTCTCCTTCCGATACCAAAGTGACCATCAACGTCTTTGACTCTGACCCAAACTGA